A portion of the Mesobacillus sp. AQ2 genome contains these proteins:
- the hisIE gene encoding bifunctional phosphoribosyl-AMP cyclohydrolase/phosphoribosyl-ATP diphosphatase HisIE: protein MKIEDLKFGDNGLIPAVVQDASTREVLTVAYMNEESLGKSLETRETWFYSRSRQELWHKGATSGNTQKIVEIKYDCDGDALVVLVEPAGPSCHTGAESCFSENLLDKTVTENTALTDFAVMLELEKTIREREQDMPEGAYTTYLFEKGVDKILKKVGEEAAEVIIAAKNRDPEELKWEAADLLYHLMVLLQEQKLPLKEVLGVLNKRKKPSAGE from the coding sequence ATGAAGATAGAAGACTTGAAGTTCGGTGACAATGGATTGATTCCCGCAGTTGTTCAGGATGCTTCCACCCGCGAAGTGCTGACTGTTGCATATATGAATGAAGAATCGCTAGGCAAGTCGCTCGAAACACGCGAGACCTGGTTCTACAGCCGTTCACGCCAGGAGCTCTGGCATAAAGGCGCAACAAGCGGGAATACCCAGAAAATCGTCGAAATCAAATACGATTGCGACGGTGATGCATTGGTCGTTCTCGTTGAACCGGCTGGTCCATCATGCCATACAGGCGCGGAAAGCTGTTTCTCGGAGAACCTCCTCGATAAGACTGTCACAGAAAACACAGCTTTAACTGATTTCGCCGTCATGCTTGAACTGGAAAAAACAATCCGCGAACGTGAACAAGACATGCCAGAAGGCGCCTACACCACCTATCTTTTCGAAAAAGGCGTCGACAAGATTTTAAAGAAAGTCGGAGAAGAAGCCGCTGAAGTCATCATCGCCGCCAAAAACCGCGACCCCGAAGAACTGAAGTGGGAAGCCGCCGACCTGCTTTACCACCTGATGGTCCTGCTGCAGGAACAAAAGCTTCCACTGAAAGAAGTACTCGGTGTATTGAATAAAAGGAAGAAGCCCAGCGCAGGAGAGTGA
- a CDS encoding ATP phosphoribosyltransferase regulatory subunit: protein MSRLFMFEKPLGMRDTLPELHEAKERVRSSIEMEMKRWGFQFIETPALEYYETVGTASAILDQQLFKLLDQQGHTLVLRPDMTAPIARVAASKLYKDQIPLRLAYSANVYRAQQREGGRPAEFEQIGVECIGDDSVSADGEMIALAISSLKKAGLEQFQLSVGHVGFVNELFVQILGNEERARELTKFLYEKNYVGYREHVKSLPLSSIDSQRLLAFLELRGGPEVIGKALELVENGKGRAALDELKLLWDVIEDFGESSRIKFDLTIVSHMSYYTGTLFEVYAGMVGFPIGNGGRYDKLLEKFGKTTGATGFAIRLDRLLESLGDLGESEPVTCILFSPERRKEAYQLAAQRRADGEQIVLQDISAVRNLDACSNVFANVVFLVGKEGTQ, encoded by the coding sequence TTGAGTAGATTATTCATGTTTGAAAAACCGCTTGGCATGCGGGATACACTGCCGGAGCTGCATGAAGCGAAGGAAAGGGTCCGCAGCTCAATTGAAATGGAGATGAAACGCTGGGGTTTTCAGTTCATCGAAACACCGGCGCTCGAATATTACGAAACGGTCGGAACGGCATCGGCAATATTGGATCAGCAATTGTTCAAGCTGCTGGACCAGCAGGGGCACACACTGGTGCTGCGCCCTGATATGACTGCGCCGATCGCCAGGGTTGCGGCGTCCAAGCTTTACAAAGACCAGATACCATTAAGACTGGCTTATTCGGCGAACGTCTACCGTGCCCAGCAGCGTGAAGGAGGCAGGCCGGCTGAGTTTGAACAAATCGGGGTCGAGTGTATCGGCGACGATTCTGTCAGTGCTGATGGCGAGATGATTGCCTTGGCGATTTCCTCGCTGAAAAAAGCAGGATTGGAACAATTCCAGCTTTCAGTTGGTCATGTAGGCTTCGTCAACGAATTGTTCGTGCAGATCCTTGGCAACGAAGAACGCGCCAGGGAATTGACGAAATTTTTATATGAGAAAAATTATGTTGGCTATCGTGAGCATGTCAAATCACTGCCGCTGTCATCGATTGATTCGCAAAGGCTGCTTGCCTTCCTCGAATTGCGCGGCGGTCCTGAAGTGATTGGCAAAGCGCTGGAACTGGTCGAGAACGGGAAAGGCAGGGCGGCGCTTGACGAACTGAAGCTGCTCTGGGATGTCATCGAGGACTTTGGAGAAAGCAGCCGAATCAAGTTCGATCTAACAATTGTCAGCCATATGAGCTACTATACAGGAACCCTATTCGAGGTTTATGCCGGAATGGTCGGTTTTCCGATCGGCAATGGCGGGCGCTACGACAAATTACTCGAGAAATTCGGCAAAACAACTGGAGCGACAGGATTTGCCATCAGGCTCGACCGTCTGCTTGAAAGCCTCGGCGATCTTGGGGAATCAGAACCTGTCACCTGCATCCTTTTCAGTCCGGAACGAAGAAAGGAAGCCTACCAGTTGGCCGCGCAAAGAAGGGCGGATGGTGAACAGATCGTCCTGCAGGACATTAGCGCAGTCCGTAATCTGGATGCGTGTTCGAATGTTTTTGCCAATGTCGTTTTCCTTGTAGGGAAGGAGGGAACGCAATGA
- the hisF gene encoding imidazole glycerol phosphate synthase subunit HisF produces the protein MLSKRIIPCLDVKEGRVVKGIQFVQLRDAGDPVELARFYDEQGADELVFLDISASVEGRKTMVEVVREVASELAIPFTVGGGINTLEDMKRMLRSGADKVSLNTAAVNNPKLISEGSDFFGAQCIVVAIDAKYDPELGTWRVYTHGGRTPTEWKVIDWAKEAVRLGAGEILLTSMDSDGEKNGFDLALTRAVSEAVTVPVIASGGAGNADHFVDAFVEGKADAALAASIFHYRETSVKEVKFHLREKGVTVR, from the coding sequence ATGCTGAGCAAGCGAATCATTCCCTGTTTAGATGTTAAAGAAGGCCGTGTCGTAAAAGGAATCCAATTCGTCCAGCTTCGTGATGCCGGCGATCCGGTTGAGCTTGCAAGATTCTATGATGAGCAGGGCGCAGACGAGCTTGTATTCCTTGATATTTCCGCGTCTGTCGAAGGCAGGAAGACGATGGTCGAGGTTGTCAGGGAAGTAGCCTCCGAACTGGCGATTCCTTTTACAGTAGGAGGGGGAATAAATACCCTTGAGGACATGAAGAGGATGCTCCGCTCTGGTGCCGATAAAGTGTCACTGAATACGGCAGCTGTGAACAATCCGAAACTGATTTCGGAAGGCTCTGATTTCTTCGGAGCCCAGTGCATCGTCGTTGCAATCGACGCGAAATATGACCCGGAGCTCGGTACATGGCGAGTGTATACCCATGGCGGACGCACGCCGACAGAATGGAAAGTTATCGACTGGGCGAAGGAAGCCGTTCGCCTTGGTGCAGGTGAAATCCTGCTGACGAGCATGGACAGCGATGGCGAAAAGAATGGTTTTGACCTCGCATTGACGAGAGCGGTCAGTGAAGCGGTAACCGTTCCGGTGATTGCCTCAGGCGGTGCAGGAAATGCGGACCATTTTGTCGATGCATTTGTTGAAGGGAAAGCAGATGCTGCACTCGCTGCTTCGATTTTCCACTACCGTGAAACATCTGTAAAAGAAGTGAAATTCCATCTGCGCGAAAAAGGAGTGACTGTACGATGA
- a CDS encoding nuclease-related domain-containing protein, with protein MIGKTREYPREIMILEAIVRRFPSDDFRKTEFERKLYRKRAGYKGEKVLDYFLEQIDHTEMVILNDLRIPINSTHFQIDTLIITPYFLLIIDSKNYAGTLIFLPEFNQLIRIQNDIEEVFPDPILQTKNQAYQLKAFLNKHHFTPPPIEFLVAISNTQAIIKNPTNDKEVSYRVFRSSNVAFKLPPFYQKHTQSLLTKNDMKKIARQLAKAHEPLVPDPNTMNLPFEKMVKGVQCPACETFGMDYHQGKWTCKNCGHKTGDAHIQALRDYFLIYGPSINSKQFRDFTNVKSSSTAKRLLTNMDLNFLGTTKGRTYSPRKSFFD; from the coding sequence TTGATTGGCAAAACAAGAGAATATCCTAGAGAAATCATGATTTTAGAAGCCATAGTAAGGCGTTTTCCTTCAGATGACTTCAGAAAAACAGAATTCGAGAGGAAGCTCTACCGAAAAAGGGCAGGTTACAAAGGCGAAAAGGTGCTGGATTACTTCTTAGAGCAAATTGACCATACTGAAATGGTGATTTTAAACGATTTAAGAATCCCGATTAACAGTACCCACTTCCAAATCGATACCCTCATAATCACTCCTTATTTTCTCCTCATCATTGATTCCAAGAATTACGCAGGAACACTCATTTTCCTTCCAGAATTCAATCAGCTGATCAGAATCCAAAACGATATAGAAGAAGTTTTTCCTGATCCGATACTCCAGACAAAAAACCAGGCATATCAGTTAAAGGCTTTTCTTAACAAGCATCACTTTACGCCTCCGCCAATTGAATTTCTTGTAGCGATTAGCAATACGCAAGCCATCATTAAAAATCCCACCAATGACAAGGAAGTCAGTTACAGAGTCTTCAGGTCATCGAATGTTGCCTTCAAGCTTCCTCCTTTCTACCAAAAGCATACCCAGTCTCTCCTCACTAAAAATGACATGAAGAAAATCGCCAGACAATTAGCGAAGGCGCATGAACCATTGGTTCCCGACCCCAACACAATGAATCTTCCATTTGAGAAAATGGTTAAGGGTGTGCAATGCCCTGCCTGCGAGACATTCGGCATGGATTACCATCAAGGGAAGTGGACTTGTAAAAATTGCGGACATAAAACTGGAGATGCGCATATTCAGGCATTGAGGGATTACTTCCTCATATACGGCCCTTCAATTAATAGTAAGCAATTCCGCGACTTCACGAATGTAAAATCATCTTCAACGGCAAAGCGACTTTTAACGAATATGGATTTGAACTTTCTTGGCACGACCAAAGGCCGGACATACTCTCCACGAAAAAGCTTCTTTGATTAA
- the hisG gene encoding ATP phosphoribosyltransferase, producing the protein MNEQLTIAMPKGRIFTEAVELLRSAGFDLPPEFDDSRKLIIDVEEENFRFILAKPMDVATYVEHGVADLGIAGKDVLLEEERDVYELLDLKISGCYLAVAGLPDTKMNDVAPKIATKYPNIAAAYFREQGEQVEIIKLNGSIELAPLIGLADRIVDIVSTGRTLKENGLVEYETITGVTSRLIVNPVSYRIKDERISELIKRLNEVI; encoded by the coding sequence ATGAATGAACAGCTGACGATTGCGATGCCGAAGGGCAGGATTTTTACCGAAGCAGTTGAACTGCTGCGCAGCGCGGGGTTCGATCTTCCTCCTGAATTCGATGATTCGCGCAAGCTGATTATCGATGTTGAAGAAGAAAATTTCCGCTTTATCCTCGCCAAGCCAATGGATGTGGCGACATATGTGGAGCATGGTGTCGCCGATCTCGGGATTGCCGGGAAGGACGTCCTGCTTGAGGAAGAACGCGATGTGTACGAGCTGCTCGATTTGAAAATCAGCGGCTGCTACCTCGCTGTCGCAGGTCTGCCTGATACAAAAATGAACGATGTCGCCCCGAAAATCGCGACGAAGTATCCAAACATCGCTGCCGCTTATTTCCGCGAACAGGGTGAGCAGGTCGAAATCATTAAATTAAATGGATCGATTGAGCTTGCTCCCCTGATTGGCCTCGCCGACCGGATTGTCGATATCGTATCAACCGGCAGGACCCTAAAGGAGAACGGCCTTGTCGAATACGAAACAATCACCGGCGTGACCTCAAGACTGATCGTGAACCCAGTCAGCTACCGAATCAAGGATGAGCGCATCAGCGAACTGATCAAAAGACTTAATGAAGTAATTTAA
- the hisB gene encoding imidazoleglycerol-phosphate dehydratase HisB produces MERTATVNRYTNETKIDLTFGIDGEGKSSLETGVPFLSHMLDLFAKHGQFDLSVDAKGDVEVDGHHTTEDIGICIGQALREALGDKKGIKRYGNAFVPMDEALAQVVIDLSNRPHLEMRAEFPSQQVGTFDVELVHEFLWKLALEARMNLHVIVHYGKNTHHMIEAVFKALGRALDEATTIDPRVKGVPSTKGML; encoded by the coding sequence ATGGAACGGACTGCAACAGTGAACAGATATACAAATGAAACGAAAATAGATTTAACGTTTGGCATCGATGGGGAAGGGAAATCCTCTCTCGAAACCGGCGTACCTTTCCTATCCCACATGCTCGATCTATTCGCGAAGCACGGGCAATTTGATTTGTCTGTGGACGCCAAGGGTGATGTAGAAGTTGATGGCCACCACACAACCGAAGATATCGGCATCTGCATCGGCCAGGCTCTCCGTGAAGCACTTGGCGATAAAAAGGGAATCAAACGCTACGGAAACGCATTTGTCCCAATGGATGAGGCACTTGCCCAGGTAGTAATCGATTTAAGCAACCGCCCGCACCTTGAAATGCGCGCAGAATTCCCGTCGCAGCAAGTCGGTACATTCGATGTCGAGCTGGTCCATGAATTCCTTTGGAAACTGGCGCTGGAAGCGAGGATGAACCTGCATGTCATCGTCCATTACGGTAAAAATACTCACCACATGATCGAGGCGGTATTTAAAGCTCTTGGCCGTGCGCTAGATGAAGCAACGACCATCGACCCGCGCGTAAAAGGCGTTCCATCAACGAAGGGGATGCTGTAA
- a CDS encoding acyltransferase has protein sequence MRRTTRYRVEGANSLWHVYKTVPFWKVVKNFVVIQVARYTPFLGIKNWLYRTFLRMKIGEQTSFALMVMLDVMFPEKISVGRNTVIGYNTTILAHEYLIKEYRLGDVEIGSEVMIGANSTIMPGIKIGDGAIVSAGTLVHKDVPEGAFVGGNPMRVIYTKEELAERWADDEIYGTKSERK, from the coding sequence ATGAGACGTACGACACGTTATCGTGTAGAAGGCGCCAATTCACTCTGGCATGTTTATAAAACCGTCCCGTTCTGGAAGGTCGTCAAGAATTTTGTCGTCATCCAGGTCGCACGCTACACGCCCTTCCTCGGGATAAAAAACTGGCTGTACCGTACATTTTTGCGGATGAAAATCGGTGAACAGACTTCTTTTGCGCTGATGGTCATGCTGGATGTCATGTTCCCGGAAAAAATTTCGGTTGGACGCAATACCGTCATCGGCTATAACACCACCATCCTTGCTCACGAATATTTGATTAAGGAATACCGTCTTGGCGATGTCGAAATCGGCAGTGAAGTCATGATTGGCGCCAATTCAACGATCATGCCCGGCATTAAGATCGGCGACGGCGCCATCGTCTCTGCTGGGACACTCGTCCACAAAGACGTCCCAGAAGGCGCATTCGTCGGCGGCAACCCGATGCGTGTCATCTATACAAAGGAAGAACTAGCTGAACGTTGGGCGGATGATGAAATTTATGGAACAAAAAGCGAACGGAAATGA
- the ppaX gene encoding pyrophosphatase PpaX, which yields MSNKIDTVLFDLDGTLIDTNELIISSFLHTMETYFPGQYKREDVLPFLGPSLKDTFEPMDPEGYEEMIKTYRTYNLANHDLLVKGFEGVYETVRTLKENGFHLGIVTTKLSDVVQMGLKLTGLDEFFDVVVALDHVEKAKPDPEPLLKALDMLGSSPDRAIMVGDNHHDILGGKNAGTKTAAVAWSIKGREHLEQYNPDYMLEKMADILPIIGV from the coding sequence ATGAGCAATAAAATAGATACGGTCTTGTTCGATCTCGACGGGACTTTGATTGATACGAATGAATTGATTATTTCGTCTTTCCTCCATACAATGGAAACTTATTTTCCGGGCCAGTACAAACGGGAGGATGTCCTTCCGTTTTTAGGGCCATCGCTCAAGGATACATTCGAGCCGATGGATCCTGAAGGCTACGAGGAAATGATCAAAACCTACCGCACCTACAATCTGGCAAACCATGACCTGCTGGTAAAAGGTTTCGAAGGTGTGTACGAAACTGTAAGGACTCTGAAAGAGAATGGTTTCCACCTTGGAATCGTCACGACAAAGCTTTCTGATGTCGTCCAGATGGGCCTGAAGCTGACGGGGCTTGATGAATTTTTCGACGTCGTCGTCGCACTGGATCATGTCGAAAAAGCAAAGCCAGATCCAGAGCCGCTTTTAAAAGCATTGGACATGCTTGGTTCTTCCCCGGACCGAGCAATCATGGTCGGCGATAACCACCATGACATTCTTGGCGGCAAAAATGCCGGCACAAAGACGGCTGCCGTGGCCTGGTCCATCAAGGGCAGAGAGCATCTGGAGCAATACAATCCGGATTATATGCTGGAAAAAATGGCTGATATCCTGCCGATTATCGGGGTGTAG
- a CDS encoding nucleoside recognition domain-containing protein has translation MGSSLKRGLMVGLNTTWALGKVIFPVTLIVSILKYTPVLPWLIDLITPLMSLFGLSGDAAIPLVIGNFLNLYAAIGAILTLDLTVKEVFIIAVMLSFSHNMLVESSVAVKVGVKLWIIVLVRLGLAFLSAIIINLVWNGGSEIAKYGMVPAKGEEVSGWGSILLESVTKAGIGIFQLALIVIPLMVIVQIMKDKQWLAVFSKWMAPATKALGMKENTSTTMAAGLLIGLAYGAGVMIQAVQEDGVSKKDVTLAFIFLVACHAVVEDTLIFVPLGIPVLPLLLIRLGVAILLTTAVAFIWNRADLAKRKEAVYEQ, from the coding sequence ATGGGTTCTTCATTGAAAAGAGGGTTGATGGTTGGCTTGAATACAACATGGGCACTGGGGAAAGTGATTTTTCCGGTGACCCTGATTGTTTCAATCCTTAAATATACTCCTGTCCTGCCGTGGCTCATCGACTTGATCACACCGCTGATGTCGTTGTTCGGCTTGTCGGGGGATGCGGCGATACCGCTTGTCATAGGGAACTTCCTCAATCTGTATGCGGCAATCGGAGCAATACTGACTCTTGATTTGACGGTAAAAGAAGTGTTCATCATCGCCGTGATGCTGAGCTTTTCGCACAATATGCTTGTCGAATCAAGTGTGGCCGTCAAGGTCGGCGTCAAGCTTTGGATCATTGTCCTTGTCCGGCTGGGGCTAGCGTTCTTATCGGCGATCATCATCAACCTTGTCTGGAATGGCGGTTCCGAAATCGCAAAATATGGCATGGTTCCTGCCAAAGGGGAAGAGGTTTCTGGCTGGGGATCAATTCTTCTTGAAAGTGTCACCAAAGCCGGTATCGGCATTTTCCAGCTGGCGCTCATCGTCATCCCGCTGATGGTCATCGTTCAGATCATGAAGGATAAGCAATGGCTTGCCGTTTTTTCAAAATGGATGGCGCCGGCGACAAAAGCGCTGGGCATGAAGGAAAACACCTCGACGACCATGGCAGCCGGCCTGCTGATCGGCCTCGCATACGGTGCGGGTGTGATGATCCAGGCAGTCCAAGAGGATGGAGTCAGCAAAAAGGATGTCACACTAGCGTTCATTTTTCTTGTGGCCTGCCACGCAGTCGTTGAAGATACACTAATTTTTGTTCCGCTTGGAATCCCGGTGCTGCCGTTGTTATTGATTCGCCTTGGAGTGGCGATATTATTGACGACAGCAGTAGCGTTCATCTGGAACCGGGCTGACCTTGCCAAAAGAAAGGAAGCAGTATATGAGCAATAA
- the hisA gene encoding 1-(5-phosphoribosyl)-5-[(5-phosphoribosylamino)methylideneamino]imidazole-4-carboxamide isomerase has translation MKFTIYPAIDMRGGKCVRLLQGDYDKETVYGDSPFEMAKKFAAEGAEWIHMVDLDGARDGKRVNDQYVIQAAQELGVNVQIGGGIRSENDINHYLENGVTRVIIGSIAVSNPGFAEEMVRKYGARIAIGLDAKNGFVATHGWLNTSEVSAVELGKRFADAGAETFIFTDIATDGTLAGPNVEATRQLAMETGKSVIASGGVSTLDDLAALRQLGEDGISGAIVGKAIYEGRFSVKAALEMGNA, from the coding sequence ATGAAATTCACGATCTACCCGGCAATCGACATGCGCGGCGGAAAATGTGTAAGACTGCTGCAGGGCGATTATGATAAAGAAACTGTCTATGGGGATTCCCCTTTTGAAATGGCAAAAAAATTCGCCGCTGAAGGAGCGGAGTGGATTCACATGGTCGACCTCGACGGTGCAAGAGATGGCAAGCGTGTCAATGACCAGTATGTCATCCAGGCCGCTCAGGAGCTTGGCGTGAACGTCCAGATCGGCGGCGGGATCCGCAGCGAAAACGATATCAACCACTATCTTGAGAATGGCGTCACTCGTGTCATCATCGGCAGCATTGCTGTTTCAAATCCCGGGTTTGCTGAGGAAATGGTCCGGAAGTATGGTGCGAGAATCGCAATCGGCCTTGATGCTAAAAATGGATTCGTGGCAACACACGGATGGCTTAACACTTCTGAAGTAAGTGCAGTCGAGCTTGGCAAAAGATTCGCTGATGCCGGAGCAGAGACTTTTATTTTTACCGATATTGCAACCGACGGAACGCTTGCCGGCCCGAATGTCGAGGCAACCCGTCAGCTGGCAATGGAAACAGGCAAAAGTGTCATCGCGTCCGGCGGTGTCAGCACGCTTGACGATTTGGCGGCCCTCCGCCAGCTTGGCGAAGATGGCATCAGCGGCGCAATTGTCGGCAAAGCCATCTATGAAGGCCGTTTCTCGGTAAAAGCTGCGCTGGAAATGGGGAATGCCTGA
- the hisD gene encoding histidinol dehydrogenase, protein MEILQIDGNLSLKRTVDGGTEDQRKAVKAIIEEVRAAGDQALRAFTEKFDSVTLDEIRVTEEEVSEAYKTVSSQLVDIITEAAANIRKYHEKQLRPSWMTTEENGTMLGQKVTPLDSVGVYVPGGTAAYPSSVLMNVIPAKTAGVERIVMVTPPGHDGKLPAGVLVAADIAGVKEIYKVGGAQAIAALAYGTETIKPVDKITGPGNIYVALAKREVFGDVAIDMIAGPSEIGILADDTARANEIAADLLSQAEHDPRACAVLVTTSRTLAEDVLDEVYKQLSHLPRKEIATAAIEDFGAIYVAADLEEAIAAINQLAPEHLEVITENPVELLGKIKHAGAIFLGRYSSEPVGDYFAGPNHVLPTNGTARFSSPLSVEDFQKKSSVILYSEQAMNTNGEKIAEFARLEGLEAHARAVESRLK, encoded by the coding sequence GTGGAAATTTTACAGATAGACGGCAATTTGTCACTCAAACGGACAGTGGATGGCGGAACGGAAGACCAACGCAAGGCTGTAAAGGCAATCATAGAAGAAGTCAGAGCTGCGGGCGACCAGGCTCTAAGGGCTTTTACCGAAAAATTCGACTCAGTGACGCTTGATGAAATTCGAGTAACAGAAGAAGAGGTTTCTGAAGCCTATAAAACGGTCAGCAGCCAGTTGGTGGACATCATCACCGAAGCGGCGGCCAATATTCGTAAATACCATGAAAAGCAGCTGCGGCCTTCATGGATGACGACAGAGGAAAATGGTACGATGCTCGGCCAGAAGGTGACACCGCTCGATTCTGTCGGTGTATATGTCCCGGGAGGAACCGCCGCATACCCGTCATCTGTATTGATGAATGTCATTCCCGCCAAAACGGCAGGTGTGGAGCGAATCGTGATGGTGACGCCGCCAGGACATGATGGAAAGCTTCCGGCAGGTGTGCTGGTTGCGGCCGACATCGCCGGGGTAAAAGAGATCTATAAAGTCGGCGGAGCACAAGCGATTGCAGCTCTGGCATATGGAACAGAAACGATCAAGCCGGTCGATAAAATCACCGGTCCCGGGAACATATATGTCGCCCTTGCCAAGCGTGAGGTGTTCGGAGATGTCGCAATCGACATGATCGCCGGCCCAAGTGAAATCGGCATCCTGGCTGATGATACAGCACGTGCAAATGAGATTGCGGCTGACCTGCTTTCCCAGGCGGAGCATGATCCGCGTGCGTGTGCAGTCCTGGTGACAACATCACGGACTCTGGCAGAGGATGTGCTGGACGAGGTGTATAAACAGCTGTCGCACTTACCGCGAAAGGAAATCGCCACAGCGGCGATTGAGGACTTTGGAGCGATCTATGTTGCCGCTGATTTGGAAGAAGCCATCGCAGCAATCAATCAGCTGGCCCCGGAGCATCTCGAAGTCATCACGGAAAATCCAGTCGAATTGCTCGGCAAAATAAAGCATGCAGGAGCGATTTTTCTAGGCAGATACAGTTCGGAGCCTGTTGGCGATTATTTTGCCGGACCAAACCACGTCCTGCCAACGAATGGAACAGCGCGCTTTTCGAGTCCACTCAGCGTCGAGGATTTCCAGAAAAAATCAAGCGTGATTTTATACAGTGAGCAAGCAATGAACACCAATGGTGAGAAGATAGCTGAATTTGCAAGGCTTGAGGGGCTTGAAGCCCATGCCCGTGCAGTAGAATCTCGACTGAAATAA
- the hisH gene encoding imidazole glycerol phosphate synthase subunit HisH: MIGIVDYGMGNLFSVSKALERLNAPYFISQYKDGLMEADALLVPGVGSFRDAMDVLNRTGLAEMIRDFAATGKPVLGICLGMQLLFEESTENGKTKGLRLLPGKVVRFSGRTSDGEAYKVPHMGWNKLRFTGDSPLLASLEEDYVYFVHSYYVKTDEQDVLVAVGDYYDIEVPAIVGRGNIYGMQFHPEKSSDMGMGLLRNFTELAAERKSEQ, encoded by the coding sequence ATGATTGGCATCGTCGATTACGGCATGGGCAATCTGTTCAGCGTCAGCAAAGCGCTTGAACGGCTGAATGCGCCCTATTTTATCTCACAATATAAAGATGGATTAATGGAAGCAGATGCATTGCTCGTTCCGGGCGTTGGCTCATTCCGTGACGCGATGGACGTGTTGAATCGGACTGGACTTGCTGAAATGATCCGTGATTTCGCAGCGACCGGCAAGCCTGTGCTCGGCATTTGCCTTGGCATGCAGCTGCTTTTTGAAGAAAGCACAGAGAATGGCAAGACGAAAGGGCTCAGGCTCCTTCCCGGAAAAGTCGTGCGTTTCAGCGGCCGAACATCAGATGGCGAGGCCTATAAGGTTCCGCATATGGGATGGAACAAGCTCCGTTTTACCGGTGATTCGCCATTGCTCGCTTCACTTGAGGAGGATTACGTGTACTTCGTCCATTCCTATTATGTAAAAACGGATGAGCAGGATGTGCTGGTTGCCGTTGGTGACTATTACGATATTGAAGTGCCTGCAATCGTTGGCAGAGGGAATATATACGGCATGCAATTCCATCCGGAGAAAAGCAGTGACATGGGAATGGGGCTGCTCCGTAATTTTACGGAATTGGCAGCGGAAAGGAAGTCTGAGCAATGA